A part of Candidatus Electrothrix aestuarii genomic DNA contains:
- a CDS encoding DUF2188 domain-containing protein: MGKNQHVVPHKDGWAVRGANNERVTSQHSTQADAINSARNIARNQRSEVVIHRPNGQIRDKDSYGNDSCPPRDTKH; this comes from the coding sequence ATGGGTAAAAATCAGCATGTAGTACCACACAAAGATGGATGGGCTGTCAGAGGTGCCAATAACGAGAGAGTGACCTCACAACATTCCACACAGGCGGACGCAATTAATTCTGCACGGAATATCGCTCGAAATCAACGGAGTGAAGTCGTTATTCATCGTCCGAACGGACAGATTAGAGACAAGGACAGTTACGGAAATGATAGTTGTCCGCCTCGGGATACCAAACATTAA
- a CDS encoding ImmA/IrrE family metallo-endopeptidase gives MRAINKIDFKLLEAEHAAHRVIDEFGICSPEHIRVRDIAVAKGATVIEKPVPGAAASLVTLGEQAVVSVSPEGNEARKRFSIAHELGHLVMNHVASIQKICTDEDMLNWYQSSLETQANFFASELILPAQLVAPYSDTGEVSFDLIKEIAKKFRASLTATAIKFVRLCPEPCAVVYSTNGVIKWSYKSSEWWPFIRSGQQLDERTLAHDFFAGHDMDSEAQEIDADAWVEDMKLHEVVEHSVGSSQYGFVLSLLWIKPE, from the coding sequence ATGAGAGCCATCAATAAAATTGATTTCAAACTTCTGGAAGCTGAACATGCGGCACACCGGGTTATTGACGAGTTCGGGATTTGTTCCCCGGAACATATCCGGGTTCGCGATATTGCTGTTGCCAAAGGAGCAACAGTAATTGAAAAGCCTGTTCCCGGAGCTGCTGCAAGCCTTGTGACTTTGGGAGAACAGGCCGTTGTCAGCGTTTCCCCCGAAGGTAATGAAGCACGAAAACGATTCAGCATTGCTCATGAATTGGGACATCTCGTTATGAATCATGTCGCATCAATTCAAAAAATATGCACCGATGAGGATATGCTGAACTGGTACCAAAGCAGCTTGGAGACACAAGCTAATTTTTTTGCAAGTGAGCTAATTCTTCCAGCTCAATTGGTTGCACCTTACAGTGATACCGGGGAGGTCAGTTTTGACCTTATAAAGGAAATTGCTAAAAAATTCAGGGCGTCATTAACAGCAACGGCAATAAAATTTGTCAGGCTTTGCCCGGAACCATGCGCAGTCGTTTATTCAACCAACGGAGTGATTAAATGGAGTTATAAAAGTAGTGAGTGGTGGCCTTTCATAAGATCGGGACAACAGCTTGACGAACGAACTTTAGCCCATGACTTCTTTGCAGGTCACGATATGGATTCGGAAGCTCAAGAGATTGATGCTGATGCTTGGGTTGAAGACATGAAGCTGCATGAAGTCGTTGAACATTCTGTCGGATCATCGCAGTATGGCTTTGTGCTTTCGCTTCTTTGGATCAAGCCGGAATAA
- a CDS encoding hydantoinase B/oxoprolinase family protein: protein MKLGVKNTIQAEAGDRLRICTPGGGGWGKKK from the coding sequence TTGAAGCTCGGCGTCAAGAATACAATTCAGGCTGAGGCTGGAGATCGGTTGCGGATTTGTACGCCTGGTGGGGGTGGATGGGGTAAGAAAAAGTGA
- the nadD gene encoding nicotinate (nicotinamide) nucleotide adenylyltransferase, which yields MEKTLEQRVGLFGGTFDPVHKGHLAIARQAAEEAWLDEVLFIPTADPPHKPAPGASFWHRVAMLEIVLSGSEQADDRFTISLLEAELPFPSYTVDTLSELKKRLLNPKCYFIIGADSLLDLHRWYQYQKLLSLTNFIVISRPGISLIDMQHAIERLPGSFESDIYCQRWCRSDGAEILLLMNHLQEDISSTMIRSKMKTGRMPQDVDSQVWEYILQEGLYL from the coding sequence GTGGAGAAAACGCTTGAGCAGAGGGTTGGCCTGTTCGGGGGGACCTTTGATCCTGTTCATAAGGGCCATCTGGCTATTGCCCGTCAAGCTGCGGAAGAGGCCTGGCTGGACGAGGTGCTCTTTATTCCAACGGCCGATCCTCCCCATAAGCCCGCACCCGGTGCCTCGTTCTGGCATCGGGTGGCTATGCTGGAAATAGTCCTTAGCGGGTCTGAACAGGCAGATGATCGTTTTACCATTTCTTTGCTGGAAGCAGAGCTTCCCTTTCCCTCCTATACCGTTGACACCCTGTCTGAGCTGAAGAAGCGACTTCTTAACCCGAAATGTTATTTTATCATCGGAGCGGATTCCTTGTTGGATCTGCACCGGTGGTATCAATATCAGAAGTTGCTCAGTCTGACCAATTTTATTGTTATTTCACGGCCAGGTATCTCCCTGATAGATATGCAACATGCTATTGAACGTTTGCCTGGTTCTTTTGAGAGCGATATATACTGCCAGCGCTGGTGCCGCTCGGACGGAGCGGAAATCCTTCTACTCATGAATCATTTGCAAGAGGATATCTCCTCTACTATGATACGGTCAAAGATGAAGACAGGGAGAATGCCGCAAGACGTGGATAGCCAGGTCTGGGAATATATTCTCCAGGAAGGGCTGTACCTCTAA
- a CDS encoding glutamate-5-semialdehyde dehydrogenase, with protein sequence MDNKEIDQLITGMAEKGRKAARKLAALSTAVKNDILLATAEQLKAERDFIRTENEKDLAAGREKGLSPAMLDRLELSDKVIASMIQGLEEIAALPDPVGEVDDMKRRPSGITVGRMRVPLGVVGMIYESRPNVTIDAAALCLKAGNGVLLRGGSEAIHSNLALAGLLQKVLEAHKVPKEAVQVIPVTDRYGVNAMLAQEAFVDVIIPRGGEGLIRFVTENSSIPVLKHYKGVCHLYIDESGDIDTGIRIAMNGKTQRPGVCNALEGMLVHKDIAERFLPAAAKELMGAGVELLGCEQSCALVPEIKSATESDWGTEFLELKMVVKVVDDMDGAIAYIEQYGSQHTEVIVTESYANSQRFLREVDASAVMINASSRFNDGGQFGLGAEIGISTTKLHAYGPMGLEELTTKKFVVYGEGEVRQ encoded by the coding sequence ATGGATAATAAGGAAATAGATCAACTCATCACCGGGATGGCGGAAAAGGGGCGTAAGGCTGCGCGTAAACTGGCTGCCTTGTCCACTGCGGTAAAGAATGATATCCTGCTGGCCACAGCAGAGCAGCTCAAAGCGGAGCGGGACTTCATCCGCACAGAAAACGAAAAAGACCTGGCTGCGGGCCGGGAAAAAGGCCTGTCACCGGCCATGCTTGATCGCCTGGAGCTCAGTGATAAGGTCATTGCCTCCATGATTCAGGGCCTGGAAGAAATCGCAGCCTTACCTGATCCGGTAGGTGAGGTGGATGATATGAAGCGTCGTCCCAGTGGAATCACGGTTGGACGAATGCGGGTACCCCTGGGAGTTGTGGGTATGATCTACGAGTCCCGGCCCAATGTGACCATTGATGCCGCTGCCCTCTGCCTGAAGGCAGGCAACGGCGTTCTGTTGCGCGGTGGCTCTGAGGCTATTCATTCTAATCTGGCCCTGGCTGGCCTGCTGCAAAAGGTGCTGGAGGCCCATAAGGTGCCTAAAGAGGCTGTGCAGGTTATCCCGGTGACAGATCGTTACGGGGTGAACGCCATGCTGGCCCAGGAGGCCTTTGTTGACGTAATCATCCCCAGGGGCGGGGAGGGCCTGATTCGCTTTGTTACTGAAAATTCCAGCATCCCGGTGCTCAAGCATTATAAGGGGGTCTGCCATCTTTATATCGATGAGAGCGGCGACATTGATACCGGTATCCGTATCGCCATGAACGGCAAGACCCAGCGTCCCGGAGTCTGCAATGCCCTGGAAGGAATGCTGGTGCATAAAGATATTGCGGAGCGTTTCCTGCCTGCGGCAGCCAAGGAGCTGATGGGAGCAGGGGTCGAGTTACTCGGTTGCGAGCAGAGCTGTGCCCTGGTTCCAGAGATTAAATCCGCTACTGAGAGTGACTGGGGGACTGAGTTCCTGGAGCTAAAAATGGTGGTTAAGGTGGTGGATGATATGGATGGGGCCATAGCCTATATTGAGCAGTACGGCTCCCAGCATACCGAGGTCATCGTGACCGAGTCCTATGCGAACAGCCAGCGCTTCCTCCGGGAGGTGGATGCCTCTGCCGTGATGATTAATGCCTCCAGCCGCTTTAATGACGGCGGGCAGTTCGGCCTTGGCGCTGAGATCGGTATTTCCACCACCAAGCTGCATGCCTACGGTCCAATGGGCCTGGAAGAGCTGACCACCAAGAAGTTCGTGGTTTACGGCGAAGGTGAGGTCAGGCAATAG
- a CDS encoding DUF190 domain-containing protein: MELPSEGYLLRIIIGEAARYEHKHLYEWIIIKAREQGIAGATAVRGMMGYGAGSRIKTSSILCLSEDLPVVIEMIDSQQKLEAFLDILDPIIPEGVVTMEKVHVRLYRHDDNKQGAR, from the coding sequence ATGGAACTGCCTTCAGAAGGATACCTTTTACGGATTATTATCGGTGAGGCGGCACGCTATGAGCATAAACATCTCTACGAGTGGATTATTATTAAGGCGCGGGAGCAAGGCATTGCCGGAGCAACGGCGGTGCGGGGCATGATGGGCTATGGCGCAGGTTCCCGGATCAAAACCAGCTCCATTCTTTGCCTATCCGAGGATCTTCCTGTAGTCATAGAGATGATTGACAGCCAGCAAAAGCTGGAAGCATTTCTCGACATCCTTGATCCGATTATCCCCGAGGGTGTGGTGACAATGGAAAAGGTGCATGTTCGTCTGTATCGGCATGATGACAACAAGCAGGGAGCAAGGTAG
- a CDS encoding CARDB domain-containing protein — MNKIFKIFLLFLGVTLPTTVFSAELIYSMTDVQTNAQTNVQAEALQESLASGGSAVPIQLALSSPAQIAALDEVLIPLPTGELVAGTVSKTLKGKGPSELEREAESVTVVTIANNGGALRMIEQNGSVTGMILFDNDAQKIYQASLDEGGSGVLVETDKNKYFCVDFPMQKNASLTAHVPASSMAMLDVAALTPDLSTLQNLESRPGASKTLYINFWGGVLSGTVWNDEYNSGKDIAYTPYSSDIDTSSFSATDRYNMWLAWEETSEDYAAFNINVTTSAAVYLATSAANRVQIIATTTDDFLPGAGGIAYLGAFGTANDYYRTGWVWNTSAGALGITISHESGHQMGLSHDGTLLVEYYEGHGIWGPIMGAPYDQPYVQWDQGEYIGANNKEKDLDIIKGVLGMRADDAGNATTSATALTLPVIDREGQITPNGLFSDVDVYSFAASGATSIQVKPLLGDEGEDRAANLAMNVTLKNAAGTVIASIASHDHSPLSPETNIFTYDGTLLSGTYYLTIDAVSPNTSWFTGFGEYGNGGKYRISVNSSTSTSPDLLVISPAVSNNTLTPGQSFTLSATVKNQGAGTANATALFYYRSSDATITVTDMAIGNDSIPLLTAGGVSPQNITIAAPSLEGTYWFGACAATVAGESDTSNQCSASVEVSVLAAKPDLLVISPSVSDNSLTPGQSFIATATVKNQGSATAASSTLRYYRSNDATITTSDSQLSTASVASLAAGITSTKSVSVTAPTSDGTYWIGACVDPVSNESSSTNQCSGGVQVAVTTPSQPDLLVTSSAVSDTTLTPGQSFTVSATVKNQGNATANSTTLRYYRSDDATISIGDSQFATDLVSSLLAGATSAQNASITAPTNEGTYWFGACVDTVSDESNASNQCSSGVEVTVGEQERFPWILFYPAFF, encoded by the coding sequence ATGAATAAGATCTTTAAGATATTTCTTTTGTTTCTTGGGGTAACCCTGCCGACAACGGTCTTTTCCGCAGAGCTTATTTATTCAATGACAGATGTCCAGACAAATGCCCAGACAAATGTCCAGGCAGAGGCGTTACAGGAAAGTCTGGCATCAGGAGGCAGCGCTGTACCTATACAACTCGCTCTTTCTTCCCCTGCGCAGATTGCCGCCCTGGATGAGGTTTTGATTCCTTTGCCTACAGGTGAACTGGTGGCTGGAACCGTGAGCAAAACCTTGAAGGGGAAAGGGCCTTCTGAGCTCGAACGAGAGGCTGAGTCTGTGACTGTTGTCACCATTGCCAATAACGGCGGTGCGCTGCGAATGATTGAACAAAATGGTTCCGTCACAGGCATGATCCTTTTTGATAATGACGCTCAAAAGATCTATCAGGCATCTTTAGATGAAGGTGGCAGCGGAGTACTGGTAGAGACTGATAAGAATAAATATTTCTGCGTAGACTTCCCTATGCAGAAAAATGCCTCTCTTACTGCTCATGTTCCAGCCAGTTCTATGGCAATGTTGGATGTCGCAGCGTTAACCCCTGATTTGTCCACCCTGCAAAACCTGGAGAGTCGGCCTGGGGCCTCTAAAACTCTGTATATTAATTTCTGGGGAGGAGTGCTTTCAGGAACTGTTTGGAATGATGAGTATAACAGTGGAAAGGATATCGCGTATACCCCGTACAGTTCTGACATTGATACCAGCTCATTTTCAGCAACTGATCGATACAATATGTGGTTAGCCTGGGAGGAAACCTCAGAAGACTATGCCGCCTTTAATATTAATGTAACCACCAGTGCTGCGGTCTACCTTGCGACATCCGCTGCAAATCGTGTCCAGATTATCGCTACAACCACAGATGACTTTCTTCCTGGTGCGGGTGGGATAGCCTATCTTGGCGCTTTTGGAACCGCAAATGACTATTACCGAACCGGCTGGGTCTGGAATACCAGTGCAGGGGCTCTCGGCATAACCATATCCCATGAATCCGGGCATCAGATGGGGCTTTCCCATGATGGCACTTTGCTTGTGGAATATTATGAAGGGCATGGGATTTGGGGGCCAATTATGGGGGCTCCGTATGATCAACCTTATGTGCAATGGGATCAAGGAGAATATATCGGGGCCAATAATAAGGAAAAGGATTTGGATATCATTAAGGGAGTCTTAGGTATGCGTGCAGATGATGCAGGTAATGCCACAACCTCTGCCACGGCATTGACCTTACCTGTCATCGATAGGGAAGGCCAGATCACACCGAATGGTCTCTTTTCCGATGTTGATGTGTATTCCTTTGCCGCCTCAGGTGCTACCTCAATTCAGGTGAAGCCCCTTTTAGGGGATGAGGGGGAGGATCGTGCGGCTAATCTTGCTATGAATGTTACCCTGAAGAATGCGGCCGGGACTGTTATCGCCAGTATTGCTTCTCATGATCATTCTCCCTTATCTCCAGAGACGAATATCTTTACCTATGATGGGACGCTGCTTTCCGGGACCTATTATCTAACTATTGATGCAGTCTCTCCAAACACGAGCTGGTTTACTGGGTTTGGTGAATACGGTAACGGCGGTAAGTACAGAATATCTGTTAACAGTAGTACCAGTACCAGTCCTGATTTGCTTGTTATCTCTCCTGCTGTCAGTAATAACACCCTGACCCCTGGCCAGTCCTTTACACTCTCTGCGACGGTGAAAAACCAGGGGGCTGGGACAGCCAATGCCACAGCCCTGTTCTATTACCGCTCAAGCGATGCAACAATCACAGTAACTGACATGGCAATAGGCAATGATAGCATTCCATTGTTGACTGCCGGTGGAGTTTCTCCGCAAAATATTACCATTGCAGCCCCTTCTTTAGAGGGAACCTATTGGTTTGGTGCCTGTGCCGCTACTGTTGCCGGGGAATCGGATACAAGCAATCAATGTTCCGCAAGTGTAGAGGTCTCTGTCCTTGCTGCGAAGCCGGACTTGCTTGTTATTTCCCCTTCTGTCAGTGACAACAGCTTGACGCCGGGCCAGAGTTTTATTGCGACTGCCACGGTGAAGAATCAGGGAAGTGCAACAGCAGCGAGTTCCACCTTGCGCTATTACCGGTCAAATGATGCAACGATCACGACGAGTGATAGTCAGCTGAGCACCGCGAGCGTAGCCTCACTTGCTGCGGGGATAACTTCGACAAAAAGCGTCTCGGTAACAGCACCAACGAGTGATGGAACCTATTGGATAGGAGCCTGTGTGGATCCGGTGAGCAATGAATCCAGCTCCACCAATCAGTGCTCTGGAGGGGTACAGGTTGCTGTGACAACGCCAAGCCAACCGGATTTGCTTGTTACCTCCTCTGCTGTGAGTGATACGACGTTAACACCAGGGCAGAGTTTCACTGTCTCTGCGACAGTAAAAAATCAAGGGAATGCAACGGCAAATAGTACGACTCTTCGTTATTATCGGTCAGACGATGCAACGATCAGCATCGGTGATAGCCAATTTGCCACGGATTTGGTGAGTTCACTCCTGGCAGGAGCTACCTCGGCGCAGAACGCCTCGATTACGGCACCAACAAACGAGGGAACGTATTGGTTCGGAGCCTGCGTGGATACGGTAAGTGATGAATCGAATGCCAGTAATCAATGCTCTTCCGGCGTAGAGGTTACAGTCGGCGAACAAGAGCGCTTCCCTTGGATTCTCTTTTACCCGGCGTTTTTTTAG
- the yfcD gene encoding NUDIX hydrolase YfcD: MYTPGEEIVQIVDEHNRELGELPRRLMREQRLIHRASYILVFNAAGELFIQKRTMTKDVYPGYWDVAAGGVVQSGESYEQSAERELAEELGVGAVKMDFLFDQYYEDQENRVWGRIFTCTHEGPFTLQEEEVEYGRFMLPRAALELSRSEPFTPDGIVILEKLF; the protein is encoded by the coding sequence ATGTACACGCCAGGCGAGGAGATTGTCCAGATTGTGGATGAGCACAACAGGGAGCTGGGGGAATTGCCCCGACGCCTGATGCGTGAACAACGCCTTATTCACCGGGCAAGTTATATCCTGGTCTTTAATGCGGCTGGTGAGCTCTTTATCCAGAAACGGACCATGACTAAGGATGTCTATCCCGGTTATTGGGATGTGGCAGCAGGCGGGGTGGTTCAGAGCGGCGAGAGCTATGAGCAATCCGCAGAGCGGGAGCTTGCTGAGGAACTGGGAGTAGGGGCGGTCAAGATGGATTTTCTCTTTGATCAGTACTATGAGGATCAGGAAAATCGGGTCTGGGGGCGTATTTTCACCTGTACCCACGAAGGTCCTTTTACCCTGCAAGAGGAAGAGGTGGAGTACGGACGCTTTATGCTCCCCCGTGCTGCCCTTGAATTGAGCCGATCTGAGCCCTTTACCCCTGATGGTATTGTGATTTTGGAGAAGTTGTTTTAG
- the rlmKL gene encoding bifunctional 23S rRNA (guanine(2069)-N(7))-methyltransferase RlmK/23S rRNA (guanine(2445)-N(2))-methyltransferase RlmL, whose product MRSKRRRSTKEPFYFVATCASGLEELVQEEIASLGGKDPVVSPGAVTWQTSSLKTAYLACLWSRFSSRILLRLKQFEAATPEDLYTEAGKIDWSKHFNADTRFAVYCTLVNSELNHSHYASLKIKDAVVDQFRRRTGKRPDVDIRSPDLRLNLHVDGTAAALSLDLSGDSLHRRGYRSGAGEAPLKETLAAAIAHLAGVRVGMPADFCLLDPMCGSGTLLIEAALIVGDSAPGLLRENFGFQHWLGHNEKMWQTLVDEAVQRDDQHAESAWPTIIGYDADPQVVAIARKNITNAGLTDRIVIKQRQLARLHPPVAHGLLLTNPPYGERLSEKEAAKYLYRALGRTFCQYFSGWQLGFFTANPDLADMLGISWQGRYRLFNGPLKCRLLTAEAVPSVEASAETDEQGLRLSLQENDPDLPAQDFAHRLHKNCRRLFPWAEEQDITCFRIYDADIPEYNVAVDIYEQWVHVQEYEPPATVPQEKAEERFNEALQVIRHLLAVPHSQLFIKKRKKQKGKEQYQKRPGTAGKKGKQGKLYEVHEGGCRFLVNFTDYLDTGLFLDHRKTRAMLGQLAEGKTFLNLFAYTGSATVYAAQGGAVSTRTVDLSEKYLIRAQANLALNGFGGLPHQFSEADCLQWLRSCRDRYAVIFVDPPTFSNSRHKKIVFDVQQDHPELLRLAMNRLSRDGVLIFSTNFRKFQLDKSLEEEFVVQEITEQTLPEDFQGKGTIHRCWHFMHHNYNDEDA is encoded by the coding sequence GTGCGATCCAAAAGACGGCGTAGTACCAAAGAACCCTTTTATTTTGTTGCCACTTGTGCATCAGGTCTTGAGGAGCTGGTCCAGGAAGAAATTGCTTCATTGGGCGGTAAAGATCCGGTTGTTTCCCCTGGAGCTGTTACCTGGCAAACCAGCTCTTTAAAAACCGCCTACCTTGCCTGCCTCTGGTCCAGGTTCAGTTCACGTATACTTCTTCGCCTGAAACAATTTGAGGCCGCAACCCCGGAAGATCTCTATACAGAGGCTGGCAAGATTGACTGGAGCAAGCATTTTAACGCTGATACTCGCTTTGCTGTCTATTGTACCTTGGTGAATTCCGAACTGAATCATAGCCATTATGCTTCCCTGAAGATTAAGGATGCTGTGGTGGATCAGTTCCGGCGCCGGACCGGAAAACGACCGGATGTGGATATCCGTAGCCCGGATCTACGGCTTAATCTGCATGTGGACGGAACTGCGGCGGCGCTCTCCCTGGATTTGTCTGGGGATAGCCTGCATCGGCGTGGTTACCGCAGTGGGGCGGGCGAGGCGCCTTTAAAAGAGACTCTGGCCGCAGCGATTGCCCATCTTGCTGGCGTGCGCGTAGGGATGCCAGCTGATTTCTGCCTCCTGGATCCCATGTGCGGTTCAGGAACCCTGCTTATAGAGGCGGCTCTGATTGTCGGTGATTCCGCTCCGGGGCTGTTGCGGGAAAATTTCGGGTTCCAACACTGGTTGGGCCATAATGAAAAGATGTGGCAGACCTTGGTTGATGAGGCGGTACAGCGGGACGATCAGCATGCAGAGTCTGCCTGGCCGACGATTATCGGCTATGATGCGGATCCACAGGTTGTGGCTATTGCCCGAAAAAACATCACCAATGCTGGCCTTACTGACCGAATTGTCATCAAACAGCGGCAACTGGCCCGCTTGCACCCTCCTGTTGCTCATGGGCTCCTGCTGACTAATCCTCCCTATGGGGAACGTTTGTCCGAAAAAGAGGCAGCGAAATACCTCTATCGTGCCCTGGGACGCACCTTTTGTCAGTATTTTTCCGGTTGGCAGTTGGGCTTTTTTACCGCGAATCCTGATCTTGCCGATATGCTGGGGATCAGCTGGCAGGGCCGTTATCGTCTGTTTAACGGCCCTCTGAAATGTCGCCTGCTCACAGCTGAAGCAGTTCCTTCTGTCGAGGCTTCTGCCGAGACAGATGAGCAAGGTCTGCGTCTCTCGTTGCAGGAGAATGACCCGGATTTACCTGCACAGGATTTTGCCCATCGGCTGCATAAAAACTGCCGTCGACTTTTCCCCTGGGCAGAGGAGCAGGATATTACCTGTTTTCGAATCTATGATGCTGATATACCTGAGTACAATGTAGCTGTTGATATCTATGAACAATGGGTTCATGTGCAGGAATATGAGCCGCCAGCAACGGTACCCCAGGAAAAGGCGGAAGAGCGCTTTAATGAAGCCCTTCAGGTGATTCGACATCTGCTCGCAGTGCCCCATTCCCAGCTCTTTATTAAGAAACGGAAAAAGCAGAAGGGAAAGGAGCAGTACCAGAAGCGTCCTGGAACAGCAGGTAAGAAAGGAAAACAAGGCAAGCTGTACGAGGTGCATGAAGGTGGCTGCCGTTTCCTGGTTAATTTTACTGATTACCTGGACACCGGCCTTTTTCTTGATCATCGGAAGACCAGGGCCATGCTGGGGCAACTTGCTGAGGGTAAGACCTTTCTCAATCTCTTTGCCTACACAGGATCGGCAACAGTCTACGCAGCCCAGGGTGGGGCGGTTTCCACCCGGACTGTGGATCTTTCGGAGAAATATCTTATCCGGGCCCAGGCAAATCTGGCCCTGAACGGCTTTGGTGGGCTTCCTCATCAATTCTCTGAGGCAGATTGTTTGCAATGGCTCCGTTCCTGTCGAGATCGCTACGCCGTGATCTTTGTGGATCCGCCTACCTTTTCCAATTCCCGGCACAAGAAAATAGTTTTTGATGTACAACAGGATCACCCGGAGCTGCTCAGGCTGGCTATGAATCGCTTGAGTCGGGACGGGGTACTGATCTTTTCCACCAATTTCAGAAAATTCCAGCTGGATAAGAGCTTGGAGGAAGAATTTGTTGTCCAGGAAATCACCGAGCAGACCTTGCCGGAAGATTTTCAAGGAAAAGGTACTATTCATCGTTGCTGGCACTTCATGCATCATAATTACAACGACGAGGACGCTTAA